The DNA sequence TTCCGGCAGGTGGCTGCAAAAGGCCTTTCCGCCTCTTCTGTCCGGAGCAGTCTTTACCGGTCTAATCTATATGAAAGATAGTTCCGCGAAGAAAATCCCTTATTCCATTGTTTGTAATGAAATTGTAATATATGGCAGAGAAAGCAGAGAGGACGTGCTTTCTTAAAACAATAATCCCGTTTAATAACCTAAATAATGGTTTGTAAATAGGAGATTATATTGACAACAGAATTTGACGGGCGTATACTTTCGACCTTGAGGAGGAATTTATCCATGCCATTCAAGATTCATTCGTTTTTCCGAAAGTCGTCAGCCAAGCCTGTTCGTCCGTTATTTGCTGCTTTTGCTGTTCTTTGTCTGCTTGGTGCAGTTACTGTTTACGACGTTACAAAGGCCCAGGTCACTGTTTACGCCAACGGTGAAGACATGACTTACAAAACCCATGCAGAAACAGTGGGCGAAGTACTGGAAGAAAACGAAATTGAACTGGATGATCACGACCGCGTACAGCCTCCAAAAGCAGAAGAAGTGTCTGAAGAAACCGACATCCGGATTATCCGCGTTGAAAAAGAAACCGACATTGTTGAAGAAACAATTGATTATAATACCGTACAGGAAAATGACGAAACGCTGCCGGCCGGAGAAAAAGAAGTACAGCAGACCGGAGCCGAGGGAAGCGTGGAAAAGCATTACGAAGTGACGATGGAAAATGGGGAAGAAATTTCCCGCAGACTCGTTAAAAAAGAAGTGGTAGCAGAAAGCGAAGAAAAAATTATTTCTGTAGGAACTAAGGAACAGCAGGAGGAAGCTGCAGGTCCCTGGCAGACGTTCACCGCTACGGCTTATACAGCTTCATGCAGCGGCTGCTCCGGAGTCACCCGGACAGGGGTGGATCTGAAAGCAGATCCTGATGCCCGGGTCATTGCAGTAGACCCGGACGTCATCCCGCTCGGTTCCCGTGTGGAAGTAAAAGGCCACGGGGAATTTCTGGCTGCAGACACCGGGGGAGCCATTACAGGAAACAAAATTGATATTTTCATGTCTGGAAAAGCCGATGCCAGAGAGTTTGGACGTCGAAATGTCCAGGTGCGCGTTCTCGACTAATAAAAGAAAACCCGGGCTGAGGGGAAAAGAGAAGGAAAACTCTTTTCCCCTCAGCCTTTTTTTCTGTATGATGAAAGAAGCATAAAGTACAGAGAGGATCGAAGCCGATTGCAGTACATTAAAGAAATGATTGTCGTAGAAGGAAAGAATGATACCCAGACCCTCCGCCGCTTCGTCCAGTGTGACACTATTGAAACGAGCGGTTCGGGGATTACGAAAACGACGATTGAGAAAATCCGGCTTGCCAATGAGAGGCGGGGCGTTATTATTTTTACGGATCCGGATTTTCCCGGTCAGAAAATCCGTCATATTATCGATCAGTCGGTGCCGGGGTGCAGGCATGCCTTTCTCCCGAAACATGCAGCGATTGATGAACAAAAAGGGAAGGTAGGGATTGAGCATGCTGATAAAGAAGCTATCCTGGAGGCACTCGACGCCGTGAAAACCTCTCTTCCGAATGCCGAAAAAGAAGCGGTGCCTTCCTGGCTCGAGCTTCACGAAGCAGGGCTGCTGGCCGGACCCGGTGCAAGAGAAAAGCGCGAGAAGCTGGGGAATATGCTCCATATCGGCTATTCAAACGGCAAGCAGTTTGTGAAGCGGCTGCAGCAGTTCCAAATCAGCCGCCGGGAATTTTATGAAGCAGTACAAAAGCTGGAGGAAAAATCATGAAAAAAGACATTGCCACACCGACACGTACCCAGGAAATATTAAAAAAGTTCGGATTCCGCTTCAAGAAAAGTCTCGGACAGAACTTTCTTATCGATCCGAATATTCTCGCAAACATCGTCGAGGCTGCAGGAGTGAGAGAAGACACAGGTGTGATCGAAATAGGCCCCGGGATAGGCGCCCTGACGGAACAGTCAGCCAAGCAGGCGAAGAATGTGCTTGCTTTTGAAATCGATCAGCGGCTGCTGCCGATTTTAAAAGAAACGATGGAGCCATACCCGCACGTCAAAGTTGTAAATGAAGACGTCTTAAAAACAGATCTGCACCGGTACATCAGCGACTATTTTCAGCCCGGACAGGACCTGGCTGTTGTAGCAAACCTTCCCTACTACGTCACTACGCCGATTTTAATGAAACTGCTTGAAGAGAAGCTGCCGGTGCGCGTGATGGTCGTTATGATGCAGACAGAAGTAGCGGAACGCATTGCCGCTTCGCCGGGGTCAAAAGCGTACGGCTCGCTGTCCATTGCTGCCCAGTACTATGCCCGGGCAGAAACGGTATTCCACGTGCCGAGAACCGTTTTCATGCCCCAGCCGAACGTTGATTCTGCAATTCTGCGCCTCACCCGGCGCGATGCTCCGCCTGTGAACGTGACCGATGAGGAATTATTTTTCAAAATTGTACGCGGCTCCTTCGTTCAGCGGAGAAAAACACTGCTGAACAACCTTTCCAAACTATTTGAAGATACGCTTACGAAGCAGGAA is a window from the Alkalicoccus halolimnae genome containing:
- a CDS encoding G5 and 3D domain-containing protein; translated protein: MPFKIHSFFRKSSAKPVRPLFAAFAVLCLLGAVTVYDVTKAQVTVYANGEDMTYKTHAETVGEVLEENEIELDDHDRVQPPKAEEVSEETDIRIIRVEKETDIVEETIDYNTVQENDETLPAGEKEVQQTGAEGSVEKHYEVTMENGEEISRRLVKKEVVAESEEKIISVGTKEQQEEAAGPWQTFTATAYTASCSGCSGVTRTGVDLKADPDARVIAVDPDVIPLGSRVEVKGHGEFLAADTGGAITGNKIDIFMSGKADAREFGRRNVQVRVLD
- the rnmV gene encoding ribonuclease M5: MIVVEGKNDTQTLRRFVQCDTIETSGSGITKTTIEKIRLANERRGVIIFTDPDFPGQKIRHIIDQSVPGCRHAFLPKHAAIDEQKGKVGIEHADKEAILEALDAVKTSLPNAEKEAVPSWLELHEAGLLAGPGAREKREKLGNMLHIGYSNGKQFVKRLQQFQISRREFYEAVQKLEEKS
- the rsmA gene encoding 16S rRNA (adenine(1518)-N(6)/adenine(1519)-N(6))-dimethyltransferase RsmA, with the protein product MKKDIATPTRTQEILKKFGFRFKKSLGQNFLIDPNILANIVEAAGVREDTGVIEIGPGIGALTEQSAKQAKNVLAFEIDQRLLPILKETMEPYPHVKVVNEDVLKTDLHRYISDYFQPGQDLAVVANLPYYVTTPILMKLLEEKLPVRVMVVMMQTEVAERIAASPGSKAYGSLSIAAQYYARAETVFHVPRTVFMPQPNVDSAILRLTRRDAPPVNVTDEELFFKIVRGSFVQRRKTLLNNLSKLFEDTLTKQETAEKLQEIGIDGTRRAESLTMKEFAALTGAFHRYTGGPR